In one Candidatus Nitronereus thalassa genomic region, the following are encoded:
- a CDS encoding ubiquitin-like protein UBact — translation MKSQNQFYMIGSTPTNQPTTLERRERPLDPIPKPPGPKKDDDAGPRQPEPGSPSRDNLIKRMRKVDPKQAERYRQRTGE, via the coding sequence ATGAAATCACAGAATCAGTTTTATATGATAGGGAGCACGCCAACGAACCAGCCGACTACATTAGAACGACGGGAGCGGCCTCTTGATCCCATCCCTAAACCACCCGGGCCCAAAAAAGATGATGATGCCGGGCCGCGCCAACCAGAACCAGGATCGCCAAGCCGGGATAATCTGATCAAGCGCATGCGCAAAGTTGATCCCAAACAGGCAGAACGCTACCGACAACGCACAGGGGAATAA
- a CDS encoding proteasome accessory factor PafA2 family protein yields MLNRIFGIETEYGLLINSDDPDHSPSWLAHRVIDQVFRIREQGVLDLHYRGYDEPPGNGGFLLNSGRLYVDMGHLEFASPECTTLADLVATDRAGDRLLQRTLAELNVDQEISLIKNNIDHETDATFGCHENYLVSRHFPFNLQGLNKLIPFLVTRQIFTGAGRIGMAEIYDGWIPVEQLLPKDSGHRDQKGRLHVPFQISQRADHIVNDFFEWVQHNRAIINTRDEPLADPNQFRRIHLLLGDSNMAEVATALKMGTTGLVMQLVEDGHAPVGLELEEPIQALKEISRDPTRKWEVRLANGQIRSAIDIQEDFLKAAQDHYAGQDDDTDWVLDQWESVLHDLRGDYTKLVGRVDWASKLWLLESFREEEKLEWDDPWLKSLDLEYHNLNPEKSLYFGLEEEGRAPRVTTNTAIDLAMQNPPRNTRAFGRSELVKELIGKDWNEDPSLEPSLERRFPHYVINWSIFQLRGQPPFPMPNPFKTYVKEVRAHLAEPEAKTSPSA; encoded by the coding sequence ATGTTAAATCGAATTTTTGGAATTGAAACAGAATACGGGCTTCTCATCAATAGCGATGACCCGGATCACTCCCCGTCGTGGCTCGCCCATCGTGTGATTGATCAGGTGTTTCGGATTCGAGAACAAGGCGTGCTCGATCTTCATTACCGTGGATACGATGAACCTCCGGGCAACGGAGGATTTTTACTGAATTCCGGACGGCTCTATGTCGATATGGGACATCTGGAGTTTGCCTCACCAGAATGCACCACGCTCGCCGATCTGGTGGCCACAGACCGAGCCGGGGACCGCCTCCTCCAACGCACATTGGCGGAACTCAATGTTGATCAAGAGATTTCACTCATTAAAAATAATATCGACCACGAAACTGATGCCACCTTCGGCTGTCATGAAAACTACCTGGTATCGCGCCATTTCCCCTTTAACCTCCAGGGGTTAAATAAATTGATTCCGTTTTTAGTGACCCGCCAAATTTTCACCGGTGCAGGTCGAATCGGGATGGCGGAAATATATGACGGCTGGATTCCGGTTGAACAATTGTTGCCCAAAGACTCTGGACATCGAGATCAAAAAGGACGTCTCCACGTTCCGTTTCAAATATCTCAACGGGCCGACCATATCGTGAACGATTTCTTTGAATGGGTCCAACATAACCGCGCCATTATTAACACACGCGATGAACCATTGGCCGACCCCAATCAATTTCGACGAATCCATTTGTTGCTCGGGGACTCGAATATGGCTGAAGTCGCCACAGCCTTGAAAATGGGAACCACCGGTTTGGTCATGCAACTCGTCGAAGATGGCCATGCTCCGGTTGGCCTAGAACTAGAGGAACCCATCCAAGCCTTAAAAGAAATTTCTCGTGATCCCACCAGAAAATGGGAAGTCCGGTTGGCGAATGGTCAAATACGATCAGCTATTGATATTCAGGAAGATTTTCTCAAAGCGGCCCAAGATCACTACGCCGGGCAAGATGACGACACAGATTGGGTCTTGGATCAATGGGAATCCGTGCTTCACGATCTTCGTGGGGACTACACCAAACTGGTTGGCCGAGTGGACTGGGCATCGAAACTCTGGCTCTTGGAATCATTTCGAGAAGAAGAAAAACTCGAATGGGATGATCCGTGGCTGAAAAGCCTAGACTTGGAATATCACAATCTGAATCCTGAAAAAAGCCTATACTTCGGTCTGGAAGAAGAAGGCCGTGCTCCCAGAGTCACCACCAATACCGCCATTGACCTGGCCATGCAAAACCCTCCTCGCAACACCCGCGCCTTTGGACGTAGCGAATTAGTGAAAGAACTCATCGGCAAAGATTGGAACGAAGACCCAAGCCTCGAGCCGTCACTCGAACGCCGCTTCCCCCACTACGTCATCAACTGGTCCATCTTCCAACTCCGTGGCCAGCCCCCCTTCCCCATGCCGAACCCCTTCAAAACCTATGTCAAAGAAGTCCGAGCACATCTCGCCGAACCGGAAGCAAAAACTTCCCCATCCGCCTGA
- a CDS encoding molybdopterin-dependent oxidoreductase, producing the protein MDISRRNLFKLTGLGALAGLTSITSGCDLGSMFGVPPRDTVYFTPNDKFYTVNYMDSPYNLSRDLDQEQWQMVVKGAVSNRVVLKWRDLLNRPSFDQISTLMCIDTLPGGSSIGNAIWRGISLKELLLEAGADTETARDVIFRGADAYHDSIPFERAMRDEVMLAYLMNGEKLPKEHGFPVRLVVPGLYGIKNVKWITEIEVYNGDYQGYWQRKGWTDEGTIHIFSRIDSPGHYQDVPGPNVHFRGIAFGGPHSIAQVQLSLDQEKTWVEAEIEPPQSPWSWVVWNYHWNDVPAGKKMVSVRAIDTAGKVQTSEITRPQPNGATGLHSIVVNVYQARVVT; encoded by the coding sequence ATGGATATTTCCAGACGAAATTTATTTAAACTGACCGGGCTTGGTGCTCTTGCCGGGCTCACGAGTATCACGAGTGGCTGTGATCTCGGGAGTATGTTTGGTGTTCCGCCTCGCGACACGGTTTACTTTACGCCAAATGATAAGTTCTACACGGTTAACTACATGGACTCCCCGTATAATCTTTCACGGGATCTGGACCAGGAACAATGGCAGATGGTGGTGAAAGGTGCTGTTAGCAATCGAGTGGTTTTGAAATGGCGTGATCTGCTAAACCGGCCTTCGTTTGATCAGATCTCAACCTTAATGTGTATTGATACCCTCCCTGGTGGGTCGAGTATAGGCAATGCCATTTGGCGAGGAATTTCATTGAAAGAACTTTTACTTGAAGCGGGTGCGGATACCGAAACCGCCCGTGATGTCATCTTCCGTGGGGCGGATGCCTATCACGATAGTATTCCCTTTGAGCGTGCCATGCGGGATGAAGTAATGCTCGCCTATCTCATGAACGGGGAGAAGCTCCCCAAAGAACACGGGTTTCCTGTCCGATTGGTGGTCCCGGGACTCTATGGCATTAAGAATGTGAAGTGGATCACTGAGATTGAAGTGTATAACGGTGACTATCAAGGGTATTGGCAACGCAAGGGATGGACGGATGAGGGCACCATCCACATCTTTTCGCGCATTGACAGCCCAGGCCATTATCAGGATGTGCCTGGCCCAAACGTTCACTTCCGGGGTATTGCCTTCGGAGGTCCCCATTCTATTGCCCAAGTCCAGCTAAGCTTGGATCAGGAAAAAACTTGGGTGGAGGCCGAGATTGAACCACCTCAATCTCCATGGTCTTGGGTGGTGTGGAATTATCATTGGAATGATGTGCCTGCAGGGAAAAAAATGGTTTCTGTCCGCGCGATCGATACCGCCGGAAAAGTCCAAACCTCGGAGATCACTCGCCCCCAACCAAACGGAGCCACGGGCCTACATAGTATTGTCGTGAATGTCTATCAAGCTCGAGTAGTTACTTAG
- the aspS gene encoding aspartate--tRNA ligase, translating to MTRTHHCGELTLNEIGQTVTLMGWVHGRRDHGGVLFIDLRDRFGVTQLVFDIEKDAPIHADANALRNEFVVAVTGNVRVRPEESINPQLATGHIEIEVASLTVLNEAKTPPFLIEDDVQVTESIRLKHRYLDLRRPRMQQLLKLRHDVTFQVRHFLHQRRFLEVETPILTKSTPEGARDYLVPSRVNAGEFFALPQSPQLFKQILMVGGADRYFQIARCFRDEDLRLDRQPEFTQIDMEMSFIQQEDILTLGEELIATVCREAAGIILPTPFPRLTYHEAMDRYGTDKPDRRFGLELRNLNEVAKQVEFKVFRDTVESGGLVAGLVIKGGGQIARNQIDRLIDVAKGFGAKGLAWVKIADGWKLDSAIAKFLKAEPFQQALPDAEPGDLMVFIADKPAVTYDVLGRLRLHLGEELKLIDRDRWEPLWVTDFPLLEYDHDERRYVALHHPFTGPRIEDIPKLDTAPLETHAQAYDLVLNGFEIGGGSIRIYQSDVQQKVFDLLGITKESAQEKFGFLLDALEYGAPPHGGIAFGLDRLVMLLGKTESIRDVIPFPKTQKAQCMMTEAPSAVSNVQLNELHIKLNLEL from the coding sequence GTGACGCGAACACATCATTGTGGTGAATTAACTCTTAACGAAATCGGTCAAACCGTAACCCTGATGGGCTGGGTCCATGGGCGTCGGGACCATGGGGGTGTCCTATTTATTGATTTGCGGGATCGGTTTGGCGTGACACAACTGGTCTTTGACATTGAAAAAGATGCGCCCATTCATGCCGATGCGAACGCACTGCGAAATGAATTTGTTGTGGCGGTCACGGGGAATGTCCGTGTTCGTCCCGAAGAATCGATAAACCCACAATTAGCAACGGGGCATATTGAAATTGAAGTGGCCTCGCTCACGGTGCTCAATGAAGCCAAAACTCCTCCTTTCTTAATTGAAGATGATGTTCAGGTGACGGAATCGATTCGTCTGAAACATCGATATCTCGACTTGCGTCGTCCAAGAATGCAGCAGTTGTTGAAGCTCCGGCACGACGTCACCTTTCAAGTGCGACATTTTCTTCATCAACGCAGGTTTCTTGAAGTGGAGACGCCCATTCTTACGAAAAGTACCCCGGAAGGCGCTCGTGACTATTTAGTCCCAAGCCGAGTGAATGCTGGAGAGTTTTTTGCCCTTCCCCAGTCACCCCAATTATTCAAACAAATTCTCATGGTGGGAGGGGCCGATCGCTATTTTCAAATTGCGCGGTGTTTTCGTGACGAGGACCTTCGTTTGGACCGGCAACCGGAATTTACCCAAATTGACATGGAGATGTCGTTTATTCAGCAGGAAGATATTCTCACCTTGGGAGAAGAACTGATTGCCACGGTATGTCGTGAAGCCGCTGGCATCATCTTACCCACCCCATTCCCGCGTTTAACGTATCATGAAGCCATGGATCGATATGGAACGGATAAACCTGATCGACGGTTTGGTTTAGAGTTGCGGAATCTCAATGAAGTGGCCAAGCAGGTTGAATTTAAGGTGTTTCGAGATACTGTAGAATCCGGTGGGTTGGTCGCGGGATTGGTCATCAAGGGGGGCGGGCAGATTGCCAGAAACCAAATCGATCGCTTGATTGATGTGGCCAAAGGGTTTGGCGCAAAAGGGTTAGCTTGGGTGAAAATTGCTGATGGCTGGAAGCTTGATTCCGCCATCGCCAAATTTCTCAAGGCTGAACCATTTCAACAAGCCCTTCCCGATGCGGAGCCAGGTGATCTCATGGTCTTTATCGCGGATAAACCAGCTGTAACCTATGATGTCTTGGGCCGGCTAAGATTGCATCTTGGCGAAGAACTGAAGTTGATAGATCGTGACCGGTGGGAGCCCTTGTGGGTGACTGACTTCCCCTTGTTGGAATATGATCATGACGAACGTCGTTACGTGGCATTGCACCATCCCTTTACTGGCCCCAGGATCGAAGATATTCCCAAGTTAGATACCGCACCCTTGGAAACCCACGCGCAGGCCTACGATCTTGTGCTTAATGGGTTTGAAATTGGAGGGGGTAGTATTCGTATATATCAAAGCGACGTACAGCAAAAAGTTTTTGATCTTCTGGGTATCACGAAAGAGTCAGCTCAGGAAAAGTTTGGCTTTCTACTCGATGCGCTGGAGTACGGCGCCCCACCACATGGGGGCATTGCCTTTGGTCTTGATCGATTGGTCATGCTTCTTGGAAAGACTGAATCGATTCGTGATGTCATTCCATTCCCAAAAACCCAAAAAGCCCAGTGCATGATGACCGAGGCTCCTTCGGCTGTCAGCAATGTGCAACTCAACGAACTGCACATTAAGCTGAATCTTGAGTTGTAA
- a CDS encoding proteasome subunit alpha — protein sequence MGFQGDFLQLLKEQGYQFELPSPKFGEKGQISTPSITQGTTVLAVKYRDGVLVAGDRRATAGNMIMYDRTDKVLEIDRYCVMAIAGVPATAFEMARVLEHSFKYFRRSQLQDLSFEGKLRALSKLMKENAPAALAGTGAVVPVFAGYDHQHECGKIYFHDILGAEFEAVDHAVSGSGSSIIRGILHYLNRWSGQPLAGLDEEEASIIVLRLLTSAAEFDSATGGANFEANLYPIVKRITKEGVETIPAEHLKTLFTTKVAQYV from the coding sequence ATGGGCTTTCAAGGCGACTTTTTACAACTCTTAAAAGAACAAGGCTATCAATTCGAACTCCCCTCGCCGAAATTCGGTGAGAAGGGGCAAATTTCAACTCCGTCGATTACCCAGGGCACCACAGTTTTAGCCGTGAAATATCGTGATGGCGTGCTTGTTGCCGGCGACCGTCGGGCGACGGCAGGCAACATGATCATGTATGACCGCACAGATAAAGTGCTGGAGATCGATCGCTATTGTGTCATGGCCATTGCCGGCGTTCCTGCCACAGCATTTGAAATGGCCAGAGTCCTTGAACATTCGTTCAAATATTTCCGACGGAGCCAACTTCAAGATCTCAGCTTTGAAGGGAAGCTCCGAGCCTTATCAAAGCTCATGAAAGAAAATGCACCTGCGGCCTTGGCCGGCACTGGGGCTGTGGTCCCAGTCTTTGCTGGATATGACCACCAACATGAATGTGGAAAAATTTATTTCCATGATATTCTTGGCGCTGAATTTGAAGCCGTCGACCATGCGGTGTCGGGATCTGGGTCGTCCATTATTCGAGGAATCCTCCATTACCTCAACCGTTGGAGTGGCCAACCGCTCGCTGGTCTTGATGAAGAAGAAGCATCTATTATAGTCCTGCGATTACTCACCAGCGCCGCTGAGTTCGACTCCGCCACTGGTGGTGCCAATTTTGAAGCCAATCTTTACCCGATCGTCAAGCGGATCACGAAGGAAGGGGTAGAAACCATTCCAGCCGAACATTTGAAAACGCTCTTCACGACAAAGGTTGCCCAGTATGTATGA
- the guaA gene encoding glutamine-hydrolyzing GMP synthase, translated as MSIHHDTIVILDFGSQYTQLIARRIRELKVHSVILPASTTLKSIRECSPKGIILSGGPASVTSIGRPRWAKEVLQEEVPILGICYGMQLIAHYMGGRVGEAKHREFGRSELTVLDSSDLFKGLEKTGPFSVWMSHGDRIEKLPQGFKAIARTGNSPIAAMKSANHRHQFYCLQFHPEVAHTSHGKQILNNFVHGICGAKATWTMGSFLHNSINEIQGQIGREKVICALSGGVDSMVAAAMTHRAIGKQLTCVFIDNGVMRKDEAKQLKKVFASQHFHYRMVDASPHFLKALGKTSDPEKKRKIIGRQFIQAFDREAKTIGKVKYLVQGTLYPDVIESISHKGPSATIKTHHNVGGLPAKMKLKLIEPLRELFKDEVRELGKELGLPVDMVQRHPFPGPGLAIRVLGSVSPERLAILREADSIFIDELKSQGFYRKTWQAFAVLLPIRTVGVMGDQRTYEHVIGLRAVTSVDGMTADWAQLPHDFLGKVSNRIINEVKGVNRVVYDISSKPPSTIEWE; from the coding sequence ATGTCGATCCATCACGACACAATTGTCATTCTTGATTTCGGGTCTCAGTATACCCAGTTAATTGCTCGTCGCATTCGCGAATTAAAAGTCCATTCCGTCATTCTTCCTGCCTCAACAACACTCAAATCGATCCGTGAATGTTCTCCCAAGGGGATTATTCTCTCTGGGGGACCAGCGAGTGTCACAAGCATAGGGCGGCCACGTTGGGCCAAGGAAGTGTTGCAAGAAGAGGTCCCCATTCTTGGAATTTGTTACGGCATGCAACTCATCGCACATTATATGGGTGGAAGAGTCGGGGAGGCGAAACATCGAGAGTTTGGTCGGTCTGAATTAACAGTGCTTGATAGCTCGGATTTGTTCAAAGGACTTGAGAAGACTGGACCATTTTCAGTGTGGATGTCCCACGGTGATCGAATCGAAAAGCTACCTCAAGGTTTTAAAGCCATCGCACGAACAGGCAATTCACCCATTGCCGCCATGAAATCGGCCAACCATCGACATCAGTTTTATTGCCTCCAATTCCATCCGGAAGTGGCGCATACGAGTCATGGGAAACAAATTTTAAATAATTTTGTGCATGGGATTTGTGGGGCGAAGGCCACCTGGACTATGGGGTCTTTTCTCCATAATTCCATTAACGAGATTCAAGGACAGATTGGACGGGAAAAAGTCATCTGTGCTTTGAGTGGGGGCGTGGATAGTATGGTGGCCGCGGCCATGACACATCGGGCAATTGGGAAACAGCTGACTTGTGTGTTTATTGATAATGGGGTGATGCGAAAGGATGAAGCCAAACAACTAAAAAAGGTATTTGCCTCACAGCATTTTCATTATCGGATGGTTGATGCATCTCCACATTTTTTGAAAGCCTTGGGTAAAACCAGTGATCCAGAAAAGAAGCGAAAAATCATTGGCCGGCAATTCATTCAAGCCTTTGATCGCGAAGCCAAGACCATTGGGAAGGTAAAATATTTAGTGCAGGGCACGTTATATCCTGACGTGATTGAAAGTATCAGCCATAAAGGGCCGTCGGCCACAATAAAGACGCATCATAATGTGGGCGGATTACCCGCGAAAATGAAATTGAAATTAATCGAGCCCCTTCGAGAATTATTTAAAGATGAAGTGCGAGAGTTAGGCAAAGAATTGGGGCTGCCGGTAGATATGGTGCAACGTCATCCTTTCCCGGGTCCGGGGTTGGCCATTCGAGTACTCGGCTCAGTCAGCCCAGAACGGTTAGCGATATTACGGGAGGCTGACTCCATTTTTATTGATGAGCTTAAGTCCCAAGGGTTCTATCGAAAAACTTGGCAGGCTTTTGCCGTATTGCTCCCCATTCGGACGGTTGGGGTGATGGGGGACCAGCGAACCTATGAACATGTGATTGGGTTGCGAGCCGTGACGAGTGTCGATGGGATGACCGCGGACTGGGCCCAATTACCTCATGACTTTCTTGGGAAGGTATCTAATCGAATCATTAATGAGGTGAAAGGCGTCAATAGAGTGGTATACGACATTAGTTCGAAGCCACCCAGTACGATTGAATGGGAATGA
- a CDS encoding proteasome accessory factor PafA2 family protein translates to MRLFGIETEYGIIREDQKQSDPVVESMELVRAYMSEQFEQTWDYKGEDPHEDQRGFRVHGLQQDVEEEQFAELDAHRPFSFYEMKSDLVLTNGARFYNDHTHPEYSTPECSTLSELIAHDRAGERIIQHAADTRNAILGSSAVQLYKNNTDLHGHSYGCHDNYLISRNLPFDQLCSGLIPFLVTRQIFAGAGKIGIEAQDQPYQPGVYQLSQRADFMETDLSVDTMHNRPILNTRDEPHANRQKYRRLHLIVGDANMCEFATALKVGTTQLVLELIEQGLAPEFQLSDPVKAIKTLSRDHDLKATIPLQSGKALTGLEIQTGYLEAAKHHFTEKDPDTDWILRNWEATLALLERNRLDLIGRIDWITKYWLLESFAQDEKLDWTDPWLASLDLEYHNVNTDRGLYLGIEQEGKAHRLCSENEIQTAMRQGPRTTRAGIRGLCVKKFRHEIQSVQWERIQLKSLTQPQQLDMSDLFDPAHITRLWQKIDNAKHLADVVSMPS, encoded by the coding sequence ATGAGATTATTCGGCATTGAAACTGAATACGGCATTATCCGAGAAGACCAAAAACAGTCTGATCCTGTGGTCGAATCCATGGAACTCGTTCGTGCCTATATGTCCGAGCAGTTTGAACAGACCTGGGATTATAAAGGCGAAGATCCACACGAAGACCAGCGTGGGTTTCGAGTCCATGGGCTGCAACAGGATGTCGAAGAAGAACAGTTTGCCGAGTTAGATGCCCATCGCCCCTTTTCCTTTTACGAAATGAAAAGTGACTTGGTCCTGACCAACGGCGCTCGATTTTACAACGATCACACCCATCCGGAATATTCCACCCCAGAATGTTCGACCCTTTCCGAACTCATTGCGCATGATCGTGCAGGGGAACGGATTATCCAACATGCTGCCGATACCCGAAATGCAATTCTGGGGTCATCCGCAGTCCAACTGTACAAAAACAACACCGACCTGCATGGCCACAGCTACGGATGCCACGATAATTACCTTATCTCCAGAAACCTTCCCTTTGATCAGTTGTGTTCTGGGCTCATTCCGTTTCTCGTGACTCGGCAAATCTTTGCTGGCGCAGGGAAAATTGGCATTGAAGCTCAAGATCAGCCCTACCAACCAGGCGTTTATCAACTTTCCCAGCGGGCGGACTTTATGGAAACGGACCTGAGCGTGGATACCATGCACAACCGTCCCATCTTAAATACCCGAGACGAACCCCATGCCAATCGACAAAAATATCGTCGGCTACATTTGATTGTTGGGGATGCGAATATGTGTGAGTTTGCCACGGCGCTCAAAGTGGGGACCACGCAACTCGTACTCGAACTTATTGAACAAGGCTTGGCACCCGAATTTCAATTGTCCGATCCCGTGAAGGCAATAAAGACGCTTTCACGTGATCATGATCTCAAGGCCACCATTCCCCTACAATCGGGAAAAGCCCTGACGGGATTGGAAATTCAGACAGGCTACCTTGAAGCCGCCAAACACCATTTCACTGAAAAGGATCCCGATACCGATTGGATTTTGAGAAATTGGGAAGCGACCCTTGCGCTTCTAGAACGTAACCGCTTGGATCTTATTGGACGAATCGACTGGATCACGAAGTATTGGCTCTTGGAATCATTTGCTCAAGATGAAAAATTAGACTGGACCGATCCCTGGTTAGCAAGCCTTGATCTCGAGTATCATAATGTAAACACAGACCGAGGGTTGTACCTAGGAATTGAACAAGAAGGCAAAGCCCATCGGCTGTGCTCAGAAAATGAGATCCAAACCGCCATGAGGCAAGGGCCGAGGACGACCAGAGCGGGAATTCGTGGATTGTGCGTAAAGAAGTTTCGGCATGAAATTCAATCAGTCCAATGGGAACGGATTCAGCTAAAAAGTTTGACTCAACCGCAGCAATTAGATATGTCTGACCTCTTTGATCCGGCTCACATCACTCGGCTTTGGCAAAAAATCGACAATGCCAAGCATCTGGCCGATGTGGTTTCAATGCCGTCATAG
- a CDS encoding pseudouridine synthase yields MIKKPDTRVRLQKVIAASGLSSRRAAEDLIRQGQVTVNGKVVSMLGTCIDPAIDHVKVNGCHIDTAEPEVFVLLNKPPGCVTTMNDPFGRKTVADLLGRVKVRVFPVGRLDFDAEGLLLLTNNGLVAQACLHPRYHVPKTYIIKVSGVFTDEELQMLREGVVLEDGVTLPADVKKSGKAQSNSWLEITIREGKKRQIKRMVEACGHRVLRIKRIRFGPLQLRDIPVGTFRYATDAEANALRAILQRTTTEGPTVRPRPKPYLKNRIKPGDTPSSRSPRKPVRKTSVSKTRKPRVPLEKRKMERSGGVNLTQTTRPVNKRVSSVKGPGVQSRDRRTANSKKSSNPRVASGKRQSLKGRVVSSSFSKRGTPQKRKPVAQRRPR; encoded by the coding sequence ATGATTAAAAAACCAGACACACGTGTTCGGCTTCAAAAAGTAATAGCGGCCAGTGGGTTAAGTTCCAGGCGAGCGGCGGAAGACTTGATTCGACAGGGTCAGGTGACGGTGAATGGCAAAGTCGTGAGTATGCTCGGGACTTGTATCGATCCGGCTATCGACCATGTCAAAGTCAATGGGTGTCATATTGATACTGCGGAACCAGAGGTTTTTGTGTTACTGAACAAGCCCCCTGGTTGTGTCACCACCATGAACGATCCTTTTGGTCGAAAGACAGTGGCAGATTTATTAGGCCGGGTAAAGGTTCGGGTTTTTCCAGTTGGACGTCTAGATTTTGATGCCGAAGGCTTGTTGCTGTTGACCAATAATGGGCTCGTCGCTCAAGCCTGTCTCCATCCTCGTTACCATGTACCCAAAACCTATATCATTAAGGTCTCGGGTGTATTTACGGATGAAGAACTTCAAATGCTGCGCGAAGGTGTGGTTTTGGAAGATGGTGTGACGTTGCCTGCTGATGTCAAAAAATCAGGAAAAGCCCAATCTAACTCTTGGTTAGAAATTACCATTCGCGAAGGAAAAAAACGACAAATAAAGCGAATGGTTGAAGCCTGCGGGCATCGAGTCTTGCGTATTAAGCGTATTCGATTTGGTCCCCTTCAATTACGAGATATCCCCGTGGGCACATTTCGCTATGCCACTGATGCCGAAGCCAATGCGTTGCGAGCCATTCTTCAACGAACAACCACGGAAGGGCCGACTGTCCGACCACGTCCCAAGCCCTACTTGAAAAATCGTATCAAACCTGGCGATACTCCGTCGTCTCGTTCTCCCAGAAAACCGGTCAGAAAAACTTCTGTGAGCAAAACCCGGAAGCCCAGAGTGCCACTGGAAAAACGAAAAATGGAGAGAAGTGGTGGGGTGAATCTCACACAGACAACACGACCAGTTAACAAGCGAGTAAGTTCTGTGAAGGGACCAGGTGTACAGAGCAGGGATCGACGTACTGCCAATTCTAAAAAATCTTCAAATCCTCGAGTGGCTTCTGGAAAACGTCAATCTCTGAAGGGGCGGGTGGTGTCCTCAAGTTTTTCCAAAAGAGGGACGCCTCAGAAACGAAAACCCGTTGCCCAACGGCGACCACGATAG